The following DNA comes from Candidatus Lokiarchaeota archaeon.
ATGTTACTCATGCTATTACTGTTTGATTGCCAAAGCACCAACAAAGTGTCCTAATCGAGAAGTATACGGCATCACGAGGGACCCTACAAAGAAGCCCTATCTCTTGGGAGGATACAGCGAATATATGTATCTGACACCGGGTACCAAGATAATCAGTATTCCAGATCATGTGTCTTTTGATGGCATAATCTCGGCGGGATGTGCTCTGCCTACAGCTATACACGCCGTGAGTCGGAGCCCACTCACGCATGGTCATCACGTTGCAGTCCAGGGAGCAGGACCGGTAGGGCTCATGATTATGATGCTGGCGAAGATTTCGGGGGCCGCCTCCATCACAGCCATTGACCAAGCTGAAAACAGACTTGAGTTTGCCAAGGATTTCGTTGCTGATTATTCACTCAACATATCCCATACTTCGATTAATGAACGGACCGAATTCCTGAATGAAATGTCAGGAGGTCACGGACCAGACATTGTCTACGAAGCAACAGGAAGTGCCGCCGCTATTCCGGAAGGAATAGAGCTTGTGAGAAATGGCGGGGCGTATACGATATGCGGTCAGTATACAGATAGTGGAAATATTGAGATAAATCCGCACTTGATGAATCGAAAGCACCTAGATATACGAACAGTCTGGGGCTCAGAAACGGTACATGTTTACAAAGCAGTCAAAACGATTGCAGAAAACCGGAATCGCTTCGATTTTGAGAATCTTGTAACGCACAAGTTCCCACTCGAAGAGGCTCAACAAGCCTTAGAGGCGGTGGAGAAGCATATCCCGATGAAGGCAGTTCTCACGCCACATTCCTGATGAAGGAACTAGGGATTGAAATTTAGAATCCGTTTTTGTACCAAACTGATTAGATCATCAAGAGAAGCCAATTCATTCATTTCTTCGGCGGTTATGAAACACTCAAGATCTCCGTTTCTTTTAACGAGAGCAGATGGGTAGTCCGCCCTATCAAATGCATATTTATCCTCAAATTCGTCTCTATGAAGAAACTCGACTGGATAATCCAAGTCCTCTATGAACGATTTCCATTCACCTTTCATTCCAATGTTTCCATATGTTACTGCACAGAGATTGCATTCATAGGTCTCGGGCGAGACTATCTTATGGACAAAGTCTTTGGCTGTATTTATCAATCCACTGTCAGCATTGTATATGAAAAGAAGCTCAATAGCACTCATGACATTCCCTATCATTTTAAGGAATATAAGATTGAACAAGTAGTAGAAACCAAGAGCCAATGCTTGGTCTTCCCGAATATTTCAGAACAACGGACAGGTCGATAATCTATGGGCACCAATTTGCGGGCTATATGTCCAATCAACAAAATCGAGATTCAGAGTTTATCAGGGAGACGTCTTGCTGTCGATGCACACAATCATCTATTCCAATTCATAACAGCAATTAGAACTCGCAGCGGAGAACCAGTCAAAGACTCGGGGGGGAGATCAATTTCTCATCTTCTGGGTCTACTGCCACGTACAGCCAATCTAATCGATCAGGGCATAAAGCTGGTCTATGTCTTCGACGGACTAATGCCCGAATTGAAAGCCAGAACGCTTGAGGAACGCAAGAGTCTGAAAATCGAGGCAAAGAGAAAATACGAACAGGCAAAGGAACGAGAAGATATCGAAGAAATGCGGAAATATGCAGTGAGAACATCTCGATTGACACCTGAGATCGTTGAGGATTCAAAGAATCTCCTGCAGGCGAT
Coding sequences within:
- a CDS encoding alcohol dehydrogenase catalytic domain-containing protein, encoding MALMVEDCKSAVVAKPNHPIEIRNFEIPKLTPGSVLLRVERAGVCGTDVHLWHGQLSGVPYPLIMGHEAAGTVEKLGSDDIHDLDGKKLEVGDRVTFHDVTETCYSCYYCLIAKAPTKCPNREVYGITRDPTKKPYLLGGYSEYMYLTPGTKIISIPDHVSFDGIISAGCALPTAIHAVSRSPLTHGHHVAVQGAGPVGLMIMMLAKISGAASITAIDQAENRLEFAKDFVADYSLNISHTSINERTEFLNEMSGGHGPDIVYEATGSAAAIPEGIELVRNGGAYTICGQYTDSGNIEINPHLMNRKHLDIRTVWGSETVHVYKAVKTIAENRNRFDFENLVTHKFPLEEAQQALEAVEKHIPMKAVLTPHS